A stretch of Bacillus pseudomycoides DNA encodes these proteins:
- a CDS encoding LytTR family transcriptional regulator DNA-binding domain-containing protein, with amino-acid sequence MLKVLVVDDEMLARDELKYLLQRTKEVNVIDEADCVEDALEKLMGNKPDLVFLDIQLSDDNGFEIANILKKMKNPPAIVFATAYDQYALQAFEVDALDYILKPFDEERIFQTLKKYKKLQQSETEKKQDVKVPDVTTEMHKLALPIEESIVLVNIEDIVYVGLVDGKVTVKTIKETYVTHDTLVILEKKLPQTTFMRVHRSFIANINHISEVQPWFNSTYNLIMKDSSKVPVSRTYAKELKKLLRI; translated from the coding sequence GTGTTAAAGGTATTAGTAGTTGATGATGAAATGTTAGCACGGGATGAATTGAAATATTTATTACAGCGTACGAAAGAAGTTAACGTAATTGATGAAGCTGATTGCGTGGAAGATGCATTAGAAAAGTTAATGGGAAACAAGCCGGACCTTGTCTTTCTAGATATTCAGCTTTCAGATGATAATGGCTTTGAGATTGCAAATATATTAAAGAAAATGAAAAATCCACCGGCCATTGTTTTTGCAACAGCGTATGACCAATATGCGCTTCAGGCGTTTGAGGTGGATGCACTAGATTATATTTTAAAGCCGTTTGATGAAGAGCGGATTTTCCAGACATTAAAAAAATATAAGAAGCTTCAACAAAGTGAAACAGAGAAAAAGCAAGATGTGAAAGTTCCAGATGTCACGACAGAGATGCATAAGCTGGCACTACCAATAGAAGAGTCCATTGTACTTGTGAATATTGAAGACATTGTTTATGTAGGACTTGTGGACGGGAAAGTAACTGTAAAGACGATTAAGGAGACATATGTAACTCATGATACACTTGTTATTTTAGAAAAGAAATTACCACAAACGACTTTTATGCGTGTTCATCGCAGTTTTATTGCGAATATTAATCATATTTCAGAAGTACAGCCATGGTTTAATTCCACGTATAATTTAATTATGAAAGATAGTTCGAAAGTACCAGTAAGTCGTACATATGCAAAGGAACTCAAAAAGCTGCTTCGTATTTAA
- a CDS encoding sensor histidine kinase, with product MLDLVLMMIERVGLIVILGFLLSHIKTFRRLLHKQDGYKDKLMLICIFSLFTIVSNYTGIEIAGNTIMNENWLQGVSSSSTIANTRIMGVGISGLLGGPIIGIGVGFIAGIHRYMLGGTTALSCAISSILAGIITGYIGYIFQKYNRAITPKFSAILSVLIVSLEMVMILFIVEDGLSVVKTIAIPMILVNSFGSFILLSMVQAILRQEENAKALQTHKVLRIADKTLPYFRQGLTEKSCKHVAQIIHSFTGTDAVSLTDTEKILAHVGLASDHHIPSHSLITGLSKEVLKTGKIMKAKSRGVINCQHEGCPLQAAVVIPLTSHGNTIGTLKLYFKNPNRLSRVEEELAEGLAKIFSTQLELGEAELQSKLLQDAEIKALQAQINPHFLFNAINTVSALCRTDVEKARKLLLQLSVYFRCNLQGARQLLIPLEQELNHVHAYLSLEQARFPNKYEVKTYIEEGLQKVLLPPFVLQLLVENALRHAFPKKQPICQVEVHVYAKGDTIHFKVKDNGQGIEQERLEQLGKTVVSSKKGTGTALYNINQRLIGLFGKDTTLHIKSEVETGAEITFVIPIQNIGEEEGSVKGISS from the coding sequence ATGCTAGATTTAGTGCTTATGATGATTGAACGCGTTGGGTTAATTGTTATATTAGGCTTTTTACTTTCACATATTAAAACATTCAGACGTCTCCTTCATAAACAAGACGGATACAAAGATAAGCTTATGCTTATTTGTATTTTTTCTTTATTTACAATTGTAAGCAATTACACAGGGATTGAAATTGCAGGAAATACAATAATGAATGAAAATTGGCTGCAAGGTGTCTCATCATCGAGTACAATTGCCAATACGCGTATTATGGGCGTTGGGATTAGCGGACTATTAGGTGGACCAATTATCGGGATAGGCGTTGGATTTATTGCTGGTATTCACCGTTATATGCTTGGGGGAACGACGGCTCTGAGCTGTGCGATTTCGTCTATTTTAGCAGGAATTATTACTGGTTATATCGGTTACATTTTTCAAAAGTATAATCGTGCCATTACACCTAAGTTTTCTGCTATTTTAAGTGTTCTTATTGTATCTTTAGAAATGGTGATGATTCTGTTTATTGTGGAAGATGGGCTTAGCGTTGTGAAAACGATCGCAATACCGATGATTCTCGTGAATAGTTTCGGTAGTTTTATTTTACTTTCTATGGTACAAGCTATTTTGCGCCAAGAAGAAAATGCGAAGGCTTTACAAACTCACAAAGTACTTCGGATTGCGGATAAGACATTACCTTATTTTCGTCAAGGTTTAACAGAGAAATCTTGCAAGCATGTGGCACAAATTATTCACAGTTTTACAGGGACGGATGCGGTATCCTTAACAGATACAGAAAAAATATTGGCCCATGTTGGATTAGCATCAGATCACCATATCCCTTCGCACAGCTTAATTACAGGATTATCAAAAGAAGTGCTAAAAACAGGGAAAATAATGAAAGCGAAATCACGGGGAGTTATTAATTGCCAACATGAAGGATGCCCATTGCAAGCAGCGGTAGTCATTCCTTTAACATCACATGGGAATACAATTGGGACATTAAAGCTGTATTTTAAAAACCCAAATCGATTAAGTCGTGTGGAAGAAGAATTGGCAGAGGGATTAGCGAAAATATTTTCAACACAGCTTGAGTTAGGAGAAGCCGAATTACAAAGCAAATTACTTCAAGACGCCGAGATCAAAGCGTTACAAGCACAAATTAATCCGCATTTTCTATTTAATGCAATTAATACGGTATCAGCTTTATGTCGGACAGATGTAGAAAAAGCAAGAAAGCTTTTATTACAACTTAGTGTGTATTTTCGTTGTAATTTACAGGGAGCACGTCAGTTACTTATTCCACTAGAGCAAGAACTGAATCATGTACATGCATATTTATCATTAGAACAAGCGAGGTTCCCAAATAAATATGAGGTAAAAACATATATTGAGGAAGGATTACAAAAGGTTTTACTTCCACCATTCGTACTACAATTATTAGTGGAAAACGCACTTCGCCATGCTTTTCCAAAGAAACAGCCAATTTGCCAAGTAGAAGTTCACGTGTATGCCAAGGGGGATACGATTCACTTTAAAGTGAAAGATAACGGTCAAGGAATTGAACAAGAACGTTTAGAACAATTAGGGAAGACTGTTGTCTCATCTAAAAAAGGGACAGGGACAGCGTTATATAATATTAATCAACGATTAATAGGATTGTTTGGGAAAGATACAACACTTCATATTAAGAGTGAAGTAGAAACAGGGGCAGAGATTACCTTTGTAATACCGATTCAAAATATAGGGGAGGAAGAAGGTAGTGTTAAAGGTATTAGTAGTTGA
- the lrgA gene encoding antiholin-like murein hydrolase modulator LrgA, which translates to MSTKKVYSFLSQAFVFSAIMLVSHIIATHLPIPMPSSVIGLIMLFSLLCLKVIKLEQVESLGTALTGIIGFLFVPSGISVINSLGVMGQYFVQIITVIVVATIILLAVTGLFAQFILGKDEKETTDTKQLDVVNKGRKHGKVA; encoded by the coding sequence ATGAGTACAAAAAAAGTATACAGTTTCTTATCACAAGCATTTGTTTTTTCAGCTATCATGTTGGTTTCTCATATTATTGCAACGCACTTACCAATTCCAATGCCTTCATCAGTAATCGGATTAATCATGTTGTTTAGTCTATTATGTTTAAAGGTTATTAAGTTGGAGCAGGTTGAATCACTTGGAACGGCGTTAACAGGTATTATTGGATTTCTTTTCGTACCATCTGGTATTTCCGTTATTAACTCTCTTGGTGTAATGGGGCAATACTTTGTACAAATCATAACTGTAATCGTTGTTGCAACAATTATTCTACTAGCAGTAACTGGTTTATTTGCACAATTTATTTTAGGTAAAGATGAAAAAGAAACAACAGATACAAAACAACTAGATGTTGTAAACAAAGGACGCAAACACGGAAAAGTTGCGTAA
- a CDS encoding AI-2E family transporter, translating to MQMKNLFQSKGFQRLLVLLLLALMLYGLKSMFNLILITFILTYLMDRFQKFISRKLNNFMPINRKIIIAFLYVMLVGGIFITLFKYLPVLTVQISQLIYQFNVFLKNPPDNEIIKASINAINHMELSKYVGQGVDILYKSIANVGKFGLQFLLSLILSLFFLLEKARIVAFTAKFKESRLAIFYTEIEYFGKKFARSFGKVIEAQFLIAIVNCILSVIALWILGFPQLLGLALMVFLLGLIPVAGVIISLVPLCMIAYNIGSITYVIYILIIVTVIHALESYVLNPKFMSQKTNLPIFYTFMVLIFSEHFLGVWGLIIGIPVFMFLLDVLDVTSDEKELAEK from the coding sequence ATGCAAATGAAAAACCTGTTTCAAAGTAAAGGATTCCAAAGATTACTTGTACTACTCTTACTAGCTCTTATGTTATATGGGCTAAAAAGTATGTTTAATTTAATTTTAATTACGTTTATTCTTACGTATTTAATGGATCGATTCCAAAAGTTTATTTCTCGAAAGTTAAATAACTTTATGCCGATTAATCGGAAAATTATTATAGCGTTTTTATATGTAATGTTAGTTGGTGGAATTTTCATTACATTATTTAAATATCTACCAGTATTGACGGTACAAATCTCACAATTGATTTACCAATTCAATGTGTTTCTTAAAAATCCACCAGATAATGAGATTATAAAGGCTTCAATTAACGCCATTAACCATATGGAACTTTCTAAATATGTGGGGCAAGGTGTAGATATTCTTTATAAATCTATTGCTAACGTCGGAAAATTTGGTTTGCAATTTTTACTTTCCCTCATTTTAAGTTTATTCTTTTTACTGGAGAAGGCTCGTATTGTTGCTTTTACTGCAAAATTTAAAGAGAGTAGACTTGCTATTTTTTATACTGAAATTGAATACTTCGGGAAGAAATTTGCTCGTTCGTTCGGTAAGGTAATCGAAGCACAGTTTCTAATTGCAATTGTTAATTGTATTCTATCAGTGATTGCACTATGGATTTTAGGATTTCCGCAATTACTCGGTTTAGCGTTAATGGTCTTTTTACTTGGTTTAATTCCAGTAGCTGGTGTAATCATTTCGCTCGTTCCGCTTTGTATGATTGCTTATAATATCGGTAGTATTACGTATGTCATCTATATTTTAATTATTGTTACTGTTATTCATGCGCTCGAAAGTTATGTTTTAAATCCAAAGTTCATGTCACAAAAAACAAATTTACCGATTTTCTATACATTTATGGTATTAATTTTCTCAGAACACTTTTTGGGTGTGTGGGGACTGATTATCGGTATTCCAGTCTTTATGTTTTTATTAGATGTGTTAGATGTGACAAGCGATGAAAAAGAGCTTGCCGAAAAATAG
- the lrgB gene encoding antiholin-like protein LrgB, protein MASTMTPYFGIVVSLIAYGIGTFLFKHSKGFFLFTPLFVAMVLGIVFLKVGNFTFEEYNTGGKMISFFLEPATIAFAIPLYKQVDKLKKYWWQILSAIVVGSVCSVIVVFIVAKAIGLDASVMNSMLPQAATTAIALPISESIGGIPAITSFAVIFNAVIVYALGALFLKTFRVKNPIAKGLALGTAGHALGVAVGIEMGEVEAAMASIAVTVVGVVTVVVIPMFMPFIG, encoded by the coding sequence ATGGCAAGCACAATGACTCCATATTTCGGAATCGTCGTTTCATTAATCGCATACGGGATCGGAACATTCTTGTTTAAACATTCAAAAGGATTCTTCTTATTCACACCATTGTTTGTAGCGATGGTATTAGGGATTGTATTTTTAAAGGTTGGGAACTTTACATTTGAAGAATATAATACTGGCGGTAAAATGATTAGTTTCTTCTTAGAGCCAGCAACAATTGCCTTTGCAATTCCGTTATACAAACAAGTTGATAAGTTAAAAAAATATTGGTGGCAAATTTTATCTGCTATCGTTGTTGGGTCTGTTTGTTCAGTGATTGTCGTGTTCATTGTCGCTAAAGCAATTGGATTAGATGCATCTGTAATGAATTCTATGTTACCACAAGCAGCAACAACAGCAATTGCATTACCAATATCTGAAAGCATCGGCGGTATTCCAGCCATTACATCTTTTGCAGTTATCTTTAACGCAGTTATTGTATACGCACTTGGCGCTTTATTCTTAAAAACATTTAGAGTAAAAAACCCAATTGCAAAAGGCTTAGCACTAGGAACTGCTGGACATGCACTTGGCGTTGCGGTTGGAATTGAAATGGGAGAAGTAGAAGCGGCGATGGCAAGTATTGCAGTAACAGTCGTTGGGGTTGTAACAGTAGTTGTTATTCCGATGTTCATGCCATTTATCGGTTAG
- a CDS encoding TetR/AcrR family transcriptional regulator: MKEKERLIIEMAMKLFATKGVNATSVQEIVTACGISKGAFYLYFKSKDELLLATLRYYYDKIHKKMMDLDKESLLPREKFEKQLYCQFSDVQRHKEFIIMHARESAIPFNKEVEAFMMRMKLESHAFYRNSLLSIYGEQVTPYLLDLVMMIEGICRGYLELIILNTAEVDLFHASSFILKRMDDLVSGLVQSKEMPVLHEEKLGQFFCSSELIKEQAKEHFLQEIVTFKRTLADQLENDELLVTLDVLEAEMRLLNPRIPVIQGMLSNLNAYPDLKDFKLRLKGYYNIKGLKS, encoded by the coding sequence ATGAAAGAAAAAGAACGTTTAATTATAGAAATGGCAATGAAGTTATTTGCAACTAAAGGTGTAAATGCAACGTCGGTACAAGAGATTGTAACGGCTTGTGGTATATCTAAAGGAGCTTTTTATCTATATTTCAAGTCGAAAGATGAGTTATTATTAGCGACACTCCGATATTATTATGACAAAATCCATAAAAAGATGATGGATCTCGATAAAGAGTCGTTACTGCCACGTGAGAAATTTGAAAAACAATTGTATTGTCAGTTTAGTGATGTACAACGGCATAAGGAATTTATTATTATGCATGCAAGGGAAAGTGCAATTCCTTTTAATAAAGAAGTAGAAGCATTTATGATGAGAATGAAGCTCGAGTCACATGCATTTTATCGAAATAGTTTATTATCAATTTATGGTGAACAAGTTACCCCATATCTTTTAGATCTCGTTATGATGATAGAAGGGATATGTAGGGGCTATTTAGAGTTAATTATTTTAAATACAGCTGAAGTAGATTTATTCCATGCTTCATCGTTTATTTTAAAGAGGATGGATGATCTTGTATCAGGTCTTGTACAATCGAAGGAGATGCCTGTTTTACATGAGGAAAAGCTAGGACAATTCTTTTGTAGTTCAGAGCTTATTAAAGAGCAGGCAAAAGAGCACTTTTTACAGGAAATTGTTACGTTCAAGCGTACGTTAGCAGATCAATTAGAAAATGACGAGTTATTAGTTACTTTAGATGTTCTCGAAGCTGAAATGAGGTTGTTAAATCCGAGGATCCCTGTTATTCAAGGAATGTTATCAAATTTAAATGCATATCCTGATTTGAAAGATTTTAAATTACGGCTTAAAGGGTATTATAATATAAAGGGGTTAAAGAGTTGA
- a CDS encoding nitric oxide synthase oxygenase, whose translation MNKMKELIDEARKFITTCYEELGKKQQIEERLTQIASEIEATGTYEHTFEELVHGARMAWRNSNRCIGRLFWNKMHILDAREVNDEKGVYNALIHHIRYATNNGKIKPTITIFKQYKSEQNNIRIYNHQLIRYAGYETEMGVTGDSHSIPFTTLCQGLGWNGKGTKFDVLPLVFSIDGREPIYREIPKEEIKEVEIEHPEYPFVSLGAKWYGVPMISDMRLEIGGISYTAAPFNGWYMGTEIGARNLADHDRYNLLPAVAEIMNLDTSRNGTLWKDKALVELNVAVLHSFKKNGVSIVDHHTAAQQFAQFEKQEAACGRVVTGNWVWLIPPLSPATTHIYHKPYPNDILTPNFFHKVKP comes from the coding sequence ATGAATAAAATGAAAGAATTAATAGATGAAGCAAGGAAATTTATTACAACTTGCTATGAAGAACTAGGTAAAAAGCAGCAAATAGAAGAACGTCTTACTCAAATTGCATCGGAAATAGAAGCGACAGGAACATATGAACATACTTTTGAAGAACTTGTCCATGGTGCACGGATGGCTTGGAGAAATAGCAATCGATGTATTGGAAGATTGTTTTGGAATAAAATGCACATACTAGATGCCCGTGAAGTAAATGATGAGAAAGGCGTATATAACGCACTGATTCATCATATTCGATATGCAACAAATAACGGGAAAATTAAACCGACAATTACAATTTTTAAACAGTATAAGAGTGAACAGAATAACATTCGTATTTATAATCATCAGTTGATTCGATATGCAGGATATGAAACAGAAATGGGGGTAACTGGCGATTCTCATTCTATTCCGTTTACAACGCTTTGTCAGGGGCTTGGTTGGAATGGAAAAGGGACCAAATTCGATGTATTACCGCTTGTGTTTTCTATTGATGGAAGAGAGCCTATATATAGAGAAATCCCTAAGGAAGAAATTAAAGAGGTTGAGATTGAGCACCCAGAATACCCATTTGTATCTTTAGGGGCAAAATGGTATGGGGTACCAATGATTTCAGATATGCGGTTAGAAATTGGTGGTATTTCTTATACAGCTGCCCCTTTTAATGGTTGGTACATGGGAACGGAAATTGGAGCACGTAATTTGGCAGATCATGATCGTTATAATTTACTTCCAGCCGTTGCAGAAATTATGAATTTGGATACTTCAAGAAATGGTACACTATGGAAAGATAAAGCTTTAGTTGAATTAAATGTAGCTGTTTTACATTCTTTCAAGAAGAACGGAGTAAGTATTGTAGACCACCATACAGCAGCGCAGCAATTTGCACAATTTGAAAAGCAAGAAGCGGCTTGTGGCCGCGTCGTGACGGGAAATTGGGTATGGCTCATTCCACCATTATCACCAGCTACAACTCATATTTATCACAAACCTTATCCGAACGATATTCTAACTCCAAATTTCTTTCATAAAGTGAAACCTTAA
- the msrB gene encoding peptide-methionine (R)-S-oxide reductase MsrB: protein MVVNEKIELATFAGGCFWCMVSPFEEMEGIIKVVSGYTGGHKENPTYKEVCSETTGHYEAVQITFDANKMPYEKLLDMYWRQIDPTDIGGQFHDRGQSYETVIFYHGEKQREQAEASKTALAESGRFSKPIVTKILSAATFYPAEEYHQGYHTKNAFRYELYRKGSGRDAFIKQHWPKDNAHLKEQLTDMQFYVTQEDGTEPPFQNEYWNHKEEGIYVDIVSGEPLFTSLDKFDSGCGWPSFTKPVMSASVKEKMDVSHNMTRTEVRSKEGDSHLGHVFPDGPGPNGLRYCINSAALRFIPKEELEKEGYGDFLILFGSKK from the coding sequence ATGGTTGTAAATGAAAAGATAGAACTTGCTACGTTTGCAGGGGGATGTTTCTGGTGTATGGTTTCACCATTTGAAGAGATGGAAGGCATCATTAAGGTTGTGTCAGGCTATACGGGTGGGCATAAAGAAAATCCGACTTATAAAGAGGTTTGCTCCGAAACAACAGGCCATTATGAAGCGGTACAAATTACATTCGATGCAAATAAAATGCCGTATGAAAAGTTATTGGACATGTATTGGAGACAGATTGACCCGACAGATATCGGCGGTCAATTCCATGATCGTGGACAGTCTTATGAAACCGTAATTTTCTATCATGGTGAGAAGCAACGTGAACAAGCAGAAGCTTCAAAAACAGCACTTGCTGAGAGCGGTCGTTTTTCCAAACCAATTGTAACAAAAATTCTTTCTGCTGCTACTTTCTATCCCGCCGAAGAGTATCATCAAGGATATCATACGAAAAATGCCTTTCGCTATGAACTATATCGAAAAGGATCAGGACGAGATGCTTTTATTAAACAGCATTGGCCAAAAGATAATGCGCATTTAAAAGAGCAATTAACAGATATGCAATTTTATGTAACACAAGAAGATGGTACAGAACCGCCTTTTCAAAATGAATATTGGAATCATAAAGAGGAAGGCATTTATGTAGATATTGTTTCCGGTGAACCATTATTTACTTCTTTAGATAAATTTGATAGTGGATGTGGTTGGCCAAGTTTTACAAAGCCTGTTATGTCCGCTAGTGTAAAAGAGAAAATGGATGTTAGTCACAATATGACGCGTACGGAAGTAAGAAGTAAGGAAGGAGATTCTCATCTTGGTCATGTATTCCCCGATGGACCAGGGCCAAATGGTCTCCGTTATTGTATTAATTCAGCGGCACTTCGCTTTATTCCGAAAGAGGAATTAGAGAAAGAAGGCTATGGAGATTTTCTTATTCTGTTTGGAAGTAAAAAATAA
- a CDS encoding efflux RND transporter permease subunit, producing the protein MNKIINFSLKNKFAVWLLTILVTVAGIYSGFNMKLETIPDITTPVVTVTTVYPGTTPAEVADKVSKPMEQQLQNLSGVNVVSSSSYQNASSIQVEYDFDKNMEKAETEIKEALANVKLPEGVKDPKVSRVNFNAFPVISLSVASKDESLATLTEKVEKNIVPGLKGLDGVASVQISGQQVNEVQLVFKKDKMQELGLSEDTVKNIIKGSDVSLPLGLYTFKDTEKSVVVDGNITTIKALKEMKIPAVPSAASDQGNPGAGTPAPQMNPAATNGIPTVTLEEIADIKEVGKAESISRTNGKEAIGIQIVKAADANTVDVVNAVKDKVNEFEKKYKNLEIISTFDQGAPIEKSVETMLSKAIFGAIFAIVIIMLFLRNIRTTLISVVSIPLSLLIAVLVLKQMDITLNMMTLGAMTVAIGRVVDDSIVVIENIYRRMSLSDEKLKGRDLIREATKEMFVPIMSSTIVTIAVFLPLGLVKGMIGEMFLPFALTIVFALLASLLVAITIVPMLAHSLFKKESMREKQVHHEEKPSKLANGYKRVLGWALNHKIITSSIAVLLLVGSLALVPIIGVSFLPSEEEKMIIATYNPEPGQTLEDVEKITTKAEKLFRDKKDVKTIQFSLGGENPMSPGKTNQAMFFVQYDNETKNFDKEKEQVIKDLQKITGKGEWKSQDFGASGGSNEIKLYVYGDSSEDIQPVVKDIQNIMKKEKDLKDIDSSLAKTYVEYTLVADQEKLSKMGLTAAQIGMGLSNPHDRPVLTTIKKDGKDVNVYVEAEKHDYQTIDDLTNRKIKTPLGNEVAVKDVMTVKEGETSNTVTHRDGRVYAEVTAKLTSDDVSKASAAVQKEIDKMDLPSGVDVSMGGVTKDIQESFQQLGLAMLAAIAIVYFVLVVTFGGALAPFAILFSLPFTIIGALVALLISGETLSVSAMIGALMLIGIVVTNAIVLIDRVIHKENEGLSTREALLEAGATRLRPILMTAIATIGALIPLALGFEGSGLISKGLGVTVIGGLTSSTLLTLLIVPIVYEVLSKFKKKKKIAE; encoded by the coding sequence ATGAACAAAATTATTAACTTTTCGTTAAAAAACAAGTTCGCAGTTTGGCTATTAACCATTCTCGTTACCGTGGCAGGAATTTATTCTGGATTTAATATGAAGCTAGAAACGATTCCTGACATTACAACGCCTGTTGTAACAGTAACAACGGTTTATCCTGGTACGACACCAGCTGAAGTAGCCGATAAGGTATCGAAACCGATGGAACAGCAACTGCAGAATTTAAGTGGAGTCAATGTTGTCAGTTCTTCCTCTTATCAAAATGCTTCTTCTATTCAAGTAGAATATGACTTTGATAAGAATATGGAGAAAGCTGAAACTGAAATTAAAGAAGCGCTTGCGAATGTAAAATTACCAGAGGGCGTAAAAGACCCAAAGGTTTCTCGAGTAAACTTTAATGCCTTTCCTGTTATTTCATTAAGTGTAGCGAGTAAAGATGAATCTTTAGCTACTTTAACTGAAAAGGTTGAAAAAAATATCGTCCCAGGATTAAAAGGTCTTGATGGCGTTGCATCTGTTCAAATTTCTGGACAACAAGTGAATGAAGTACAACTTGTCTTTAAAAAGGATAAGATGCAAGAATTAGGTTTAAGTGAAGATACTGTTAAAAATATTATTAAAGGTTCTGATGTATCTTTACCACTTGGACTCTATACTTTTAAAGATACGGAGAAATCAGTTGTTGTAGATGGAAATATCACAACAATCAAAGCTTTAAAAGAAATGAAGATTCCTGCCGTCCCTTCAGCAGCAAGTGATCAAGGTAACCCAGGAGCAGGGACTCCAGCACCACAGATGAATCCAGCTGCAACTAATGGGATCCCTACTGTTACTTTAGAAGAAATTGCTGATATTAAGGAAGTAGGAAAAGCCGAATCTATTTCACGCACAAATGGTAAAGAAGCCATTGGCATTCAAATTGTCAAAGCCGCTGATGCAAATACAGTTGATGTTGTAAATGCAGTCAAAGATAAAGTAAACGAATTTGAAAAGAAATATAAAAACCTAGAAATCATCTCAACATTCGACCAAGGTGCACCAATTGAAAAATCTGTTGAGACAATGCTTAGCAAAGCAATATTTGGTGCAATCTTTGCTATTGTCATTATTATGTTGTTCTTACGAAATATCCGAACAACATTGATTTCTGTCGTTTCTATACCGCTTTCTTTATTAATCGCTGTTTTAGTACTAAAACAGATGGATATTACACTTAATATGATGACGCTTGGAGCGATGACCGTTGCGATTGGACGCGTCGTCGACGATTCAATCGTTGTTATTGAAAATATTTACCGACGCATGTCCTTATCAGACGAAAAATTAAAAGGTAGAGACTTAATCCGCGAAGCAACAAAAGAGATGTTTGTTCCAATTATGTCTTCTACAATCGTAACAATTGCAGTCTTTTTACCTCTTGGACTTGTAAAAGGTATGATCGGTGAAATGTTCTTACCATTTGCTTTAACAATTGTATTCGCACTATTAGCTTCACTACTTGTAGCGATTACAATTGTACCAATGTTAGCTCATTCTTTATTTAAAAAAGAAAGCATGAGAGAAAAACAAGTACATCATGAAGAAAAACCAAGTAAATTAGCAAATGGCTATAAACGTGTACTTGGTTGGGCATTAAACCATAAAATCATTACATCTAGCATCGCTGTTCTTCTATTAGTAGGTAGCCTTGCACTTGTACCGATTATCGGTGTTAGCTTCTTACCATCTGAAGAAGAAAAAATGATTATTGCAACGTATAACCCTGAACCAGGGCAAACTTTAGAAGATGTTGAAAAAATAACAACAAAAGCTGAAAAACTCTTCCGAGATAAAAAGGATGTAAAAACAATTCAGTTCTCATTAGGCGGAGAAAACCCAATGAGCCCAGGTAAAACAAATCAAGCTATGTTCTTTGTTCAATATGATAATGAAACAAAAAACTTTGATAAAGAAAAAGAACAAGTTATTAAAGACTTACAAAAAATTACAGGTAAAGGCGAATGGAAAAGCCAAGACTTCGGGGCTAGTGGCGGTAGCAATGAAATTAAGCTGTATGTATACGGAGATAGCTCAGAAGACATCCAACCTGTCGTAAAAGATATTCAAAATATCATGAAGAAAGAAAAAGACTTGAAAGATATCGACTCTAGTCTTGCAAAAACATATGTAGAATACACATTAGTCGCAGATCAAGAAAAATTAAGTAAAATGGGTCTAACTGCTGCTCAGATTGGAATGGGTCTTTCTAATCCACATGATCGCCCTGTTCTTACTACAATCAAAAAAGACGGTAAAGATGTTAACGTATATGTAGAAGCAGAAAAACATGATTATCAAACAATTGATGATTTAACAAATCGTAAAATTAAAACACCACTTGGAAATGAAGTGGCCGTAAAAGATGTTATGACTGTAAAAGAAGGTGAAACATCTAATACAGTAACTCATCGTGATGGCCGTGTTTATGCAGAAGTAACTGCCAAATTAACATCCGATGATGTTTCAAAAGCATCAGCTGCTGTTCAGAAAGAAATCGATAAAATGGATCTTCCTTCTGGTGTAGATGTTTCTATGGGCGGTGTGACAAAAGATATCCAAGAATCATTCCAGCAACTTGGCTTAGCGATGTTAGCTGCGATTGCCATTGTATACTTCGTTCTTGTCGTTACATTTGGTGGTGCTCTCGCACCATTCGCAATTCTATTCTCGCTACCATTTACAATCATCGGCGCTCTTGTTGCCCTACTGATTTCAGGTGAGACATTAAGCGTATCAGCAATGATTGGGGCTCTTATGTTAATTGGTATCGTTGTAACGAACGCGATCGTTCTTATCGACCGTGTAATTCATAAAGAAAATGAAGGTCTATCGACACGTGAAGCCTTATTAGAAGCTGGCGCAACTCGCTTACGCCCAATTTTAATGACGGCAATCGCAACAATTGGTGCTCTAATCCCACTTGCACTAGGATTTGAAGGCAGTGGATTAATTTCTAAAGGCCTTGGAGTAACCGTAATTGGTGGATTAACAAGTTCAACATTATTAACACTTCTTATCGTTCCAATTGTGTATGAGGTACTCAGCAAGTTTAAAAAGAAAAAGAAAATAGCAGAATAA